A segment of the Nitrosospira briensis C-128 genome:
CCAGAATCTCGGTTACCCCGCAGTTGATGAGAAAATATGCCTGGGTTGTATAACCCCGCAACTCCAGCCCCGAACCGATAGCGGCGCTGGCGACAGAACTGAAATCAACATGGCTGGTGATGTCCTGCAAACCCGGCAGATAAAAAGGATCGTCATGGGCTAGATGGCGATAATGACACATCAATGTGCCGCAAGCTCGCTGGGGATGGTAATACTCATTACGTCCGAAACCATAGTCAATCAATATGATTGCGCCCCGCTGCAAAACAGCGGCGAGGCTATGCATGAAATGGCGCGCGGAAAGATTGATCTCGCTGACGTACTCGCTGATATCGTCGCCAACACCACGGCTGACGTCGCCGCTCGCAGCATCCGCCTGAGGATTCAATTCACGAGCAATCTCAAAAAGGACTCCCTCTACAAGAGGACGATCGCTCCATGCGAAATCGCCCCCTTTTATCATCACACCACGCTCGAACAGATCAGCTCCATGCCAGGCAACCAGATGTACCGGCATGGCGTCGAGTACCTCATTGGCAAGTATCAGCCCATCGAATGCGGAAGGCAAATGTTCCAGCCAGACAACTCGCGGCGCGAGATGCGGCGCGACTCTCTCAAATAATTCCCGCTGTCGCTGTTGTAGTTCTGCACTGACTTCAAGAATAAAATACCGGCGGGGCAAGCTGCCGAGTTTTTCCAGTTCAAGCAGTAAATCGAGCGCGAGTTTGCCCGTACCCGCCCCGAATTCGAGAATATCTGCATGATCATCCGCGAGTTCAAGAACCTGCGCAGCCTGCCGCGCCAGGGTTCTACCGAATAACGCAGAAATTTCCGGGGCGGTGACAAAATCTCCCGCTTCGCCGAATTTTGCCGCACCGCCGCTGTAATAACCCATGCCCGGTGCGTATAAGACTAATCTCATGTAATGTTCGAATGAAATCCAGCCGCCAGCGGCAGCAAGTTCGGCATGGATGAGTTCTTTCAAGGCACGGCTGTGCCGGAGAGCCGCTTCGCTCGGTATAGGGAGTGCCGGTAGTGGCTGCATTGGCTCTATGCTACTCTGTAATATAAGATCGTCTATCAAATGGAGGCATCGTCTTTCTCGCTAGCGGGAATCCAGCGATCTTCTGTAAGCTCTATTTGAGAGCCGCTATGAATGATAAAAAATAGAATCGATTCGTAAGTGTAGAGGAGATAGCGATGCAAGGGAAAGTGATACTCGTCACGGGGGGCGCCAGACGCGTGGGTGCGGCCACCTGTCGCAGATTGCATGCGCAGGGCGCAAATCTGCTGGTGCATTACCGCGCATCGGAGACAGCCGCTCGGGCCTTGCAGACCGAACTTAATCAGGCACGGCCCAGCTCGGTGGCGCTGGCTCAGGCCGACCTGCTGGATATCGGGCGGCTGCCCGACTTGATCGACGAGACCATAAAGCATTTCGGAAAACTCGACGCGCTTGTCAACAACGCTTCCAGCTTTTTCCCTACTCCTCCGGGAGAAATCACGGAGAACATGTGGAATGATCTGATCGGCACCAATCTGAAGGTCCCTCTGTTTCTGTCGCAGGCGGCGGCGCCGCAACTCAGGAAACATCATGGCTGCATTGTCAATATTGTCGATATTCACGAGAAATGGCCGCTGAAAGGATACGTGGTGTACAACGCTGCAAAGGGCGGCCTCGCCTCGCTTACCCGATCGCTTGCGCAGGAGCTTGCGCCCGAAGTCCGGGTAAATGGCGTTTCTCCCGGTCCTATTTTATGGCCTGAAGAGGGTGAGTGGGCAGATGAAGCATCTCGCCAGCACATCATCGGCAGGACACTGCTCAAGCGAACCGGTGAACCGGATGACATCGCCAGAACGGTGGCTTTCCTGATTGCGGACGCGCCTTATATTACCGGCCAGATCATTGCCGTGGATGGAGGACGTAGCGTTAATCTGTAAGTAGAGACGAAGGCTGAGAGGAGGGTATAAAGCGCTTAAATCGGAACTTTCGATAATACATGGTTGGGGTAAGCGTAGCGCAACCCAACCATGTATTATCAGACCAGTTTTTTTCTCAATATTTCGTTCACTTGCGCAGGGTTCGCCTTGCCTTTGGCGGCCTTCATCACCTGGCCGACGAGTGCATTAAAGGCTTTTTCCTTGCCGGATCTGAATTCTTCAACAGATTTCGAGTTGGCGGCAATAACCTCGGCGATGAGTTTGTCCAGTTCGCCTGAATCCGAGATCTGCTTCAATCCCTGCGACTTGATGATTTCGTCAACAAGGTTCTCAGCCGGTTCCGAATCATGGCGCTTCCACCCTCCAGCTTGCTCACCGGATTGGGTCCACATTTGTCTCAATACTTCCTTCCCGATCTTTCCCGAGATGGTGCCATCTTTGATACGCCTTAGAAGTTGCACGAGTTGTGCCGGAGACAGCGGGCAGCTATCAAAGAGCTTTCCTTCATTATTGAGATAAGCGGATATTTCGCCCATTATCCAGTTTGCGCAGAGTTTTGGATCAGATGGAAGTTTATCTGCAACCGCGTCGAAGTACTCCGCAATCTCCCGATCGGCTGTCAGCGCCGCTGCGTCATAAGCAGAAAGCCCATAGTCGCGCTCGAGGCGGGCTCGCATTTGCTGTGGCAGTTCCGGTAACCCGCTCTTCACTTCCGCGATCCAGCTTGCAGGGATTTCCAGCGGCAACAAGTCCGGATCGGGGAAATAACGGTAGTCCTGCGCATCTTCCTTGCTTCGCATGGCACGGGTTTCATCCTTTGCAGGATCGTAGAGGCGGGTTTGCTGATGGATGGTGCCGCCATCTTCCAGGAGCGCTATCTGGCGTCGGGCCTCGTAATCGATAGCCTTCTCGAGAAAACGGAACGAGTTGAGGTTCTTTATTTCGCAGCGAGTGCCAAGCTTGTCCGACCCTTGTGGACGTACGGATACGTTGGCGTCGCAGCGAAAGGAACCCTCCTGCATATTGCCGTCGCAGATACCGATCCACCGCACTAGCGAATGCAACGTTTTGGCATATTCCACCGCTTCAGCGCTGCTGCGCATATCCGGTTCGGAAACGATCTCGAGCAGGGGGGTACCGGCACGATTGAGATCAATGCCCGTCATGCCGTGAAAATCCTCATGCAGGGACTTGCCCGCGTCTTCCTCCAGATGTGCCCGAGTAAGCCGTATCGTTTTCTCGCATTCTTTTCCATCTTGGGCAGACCGAATCTGGATCACGCCGCCTTCAACCACCGGCAATTCATATTGGCTGATCTGATAGCCTTTGGGGAGATCGGGATAGAAATAGTTCTTTCGGGCAAAAATTGACGGCGAATTGATTTTTCCCCCAACCGACAGACCCAGCTTGATTGCCCGCTCGACCGCGCCGCGATTCAATACCGGTAGCACGCCTGGCAGCGCCAGGTCAACGGCGCAAGCTTCTGCGTTGGGGGCCGCACCGAAAGCAGTCGAGGCACCTGAAAATATTTTCGAGTGGGTCGAGAGCTGCGCATGAACTTCAAGACCGATAACAGTTTCCCATTGCATTGCGAGAATTCCTTTTTGGAATAGTACTCATCCGGGTGTGCTACGAAAAAATTGATCCCGGCGATCATCGGCACGATATACCAGCCGAACTCGTTATCCGAGGGTGGAAAGCAGGCCATGGCGGGTTTTGAACTGGATACCGGGCCAAGTCTGGAATGGTTGAATTCATCGTACTCTCACGGAGATGAAAGATGAAAGCCGTGCCCGATACAGGTCGGTACAGGCTCAATTTACCCTTTCGATGTGCCGGGCATCTGGAAATGCCAGTCGGTTGTCCGCTGGTATTGATGTGCCACATTCAGCATTTGCGCTTCCGTAAAATAATTGCCAACGATGTGCAGTCCCACCGGCCGGTTTTTGTTGCCAAAGCCAACCGGGATAGACATGCCGGGCAAACCGGCCAGGTTGACGGCTATGGTGTAGGCATCGGATAAATACATCTGCACCGGATCGTTGCTTTTCTCTCCGAGATCGAATGCTACGGTGGGTGAAGTCGGACCCATGATGATGTCGCACTGCTTGAAAGCCTCGGCAAAATCCAGTGCTATCAGACGCCGGAGCTTCTGTGCCTGAATGTAGTATGCGTCGTAATATCCATGCGACAACACATAAGTTCCGATTAAAATGCGGCGCTTCACCTCTGCGCCAAAACCCTGCGCGCGGCTTTTCCGGTACATATCATCGAGGTCGATATACTCCGGGGCACGATAACCGTAACGCACGCCATCGAACCGGGATAGATTGCTCGACGCTTCCGCCGGGGCCAGCACATAGTAAACGGGTACCGACAGCTTCGTATTGGGTAGCGATACTTCCACCGTTGTTGCGCCAAGTTTGCGATATTCCGCGATAGCGGCTTCCACCGCGCGCGCTACGTCATCGTTTATTTCCTTCACGAAATATTCTTTCGGCAGGCCGATACGCAACCCTTCGAGCGGCTTTTCCAGATCGCGCGTGTAATCTTCCGCCTCGCGCTGCAAACTGGTCGAATCACGTGTATCGAATCCTGCCATGACATTCAGCATCAACGCCAGATCTTCTGCTGATTTTGCCATCGGTCCGCCCTGGTCGAGGCTGGAAGCAAAAGCAATCATACCGTAGCGCGAAACCAGTCCATAGGTGGGTTTGATCCCGGAAATGCCGCATAACGCGGCCGGCTGACGAATCGAACCGCCAGTGTCCGTGCCTGTCGCGGCAGGAGCCATGCGTGC
Coding sequences within it:
- a CDS encoding class I SAM-dependent methyltransferase, encoding MQPLPALPIPSEAALRHSRALKELIHAELAAAGGWISFEHYMRLVLYAPGMGYYSGGAAKFGEAGDFVTAPEISALFGRTLARQAAQVLELADDHADILEFGAGTGKLALDLLLELEKLGSLPRRYFILEVSAELQQRQRELFERVAPHLAPRVVWLEHLPSAFDGLILANEVLDAMPVHLVAWHGADLFERGVMIKGGDFAWSDRPLVEGVLFEIARELNPQADAASGDVSRGVGDDISEYVSEINLSARHFMHSLAAVLQRGAIILIDYGFGRNEYYHPQRACGTLMCHYRHLAHDDPFYLPGLQDITSHVDFSSVASAAIGSGLELRGYTTQAYFLINCGVTEILAQTRVENTRDYLPLTNQLQKLVSPAEMGELFKVIAFGKHIQQPLIGFGSGDKSRML
- a CDS encoding pteridine reductase — its product is MQGKVILVTGGARRVGAATCRRLHAQGANLLVHYRASETAARALQTELNQARPSSVALAQADLLDIGRLPDLIDETIKHFGKLDALVNNASSFFPTPPGEITENMWNDLIGTNLKVPLFLSQAAAPQLRKHHGCIVNIVDIHEKWPLKGYVVYNAAKGGLASLTRSLAQELAPEVRVNGVSPGPILWPEEGEWADEASRQHIIGRTLLKRTGEPDDIARTVAFLIADAPYITGQIIAVDGGRSVNL
- the gatB gene encoding Asp-tRNA(Asn)/Glu-tRNA(Gln) amidotransferase subunit GatB; translation: MQWETVIGLEVHAQLSTHSKIFSGASTAFGAAPNAEACAVDLALPGVLPVLNRGAVERAIKLGLSVGGKINSPSIFARKNYFYPDLPKGYQISQYELPVVEGGVIQIRSAQDGKECEKTIRLTRAHLEEDAGKSLHEDFHGMTGIDLNRAGTPLLEIVSEPDMRSSAEAVEYAKTLHSLVRWIGICDGNMQEGSFRCDANVSVRPQGSDKLGTRCEIKNLNSFRFLEKAIDYEARRQIALLEDGGTIHQQTRLYDPAKDETRAMRSKEDAQDYRYFPDPDLLPLEIPASWIAEVKSGLPELPQQMRARLERDYGLSAYDAAALTADREIAEYFDAVADKLPSDPKLCANWIMGEISAYLNNEGKLFDSCPLSPAQLVQLLRRIKDGTISGKIGKEVLRQMWTQSGEQAGGWKRHDSEPAENLVDEIIKSQGLKQISDSGELDKLIAEVIAANSKSVEEFRSGKEKAFNALVGQVMKAAKGKANPAQVNEILRKKLV
- the gatA gene encoding Asp-tRNA(Asn)/Glu-tRNA(Gln) amidotransferase subunit GatA codes for the protein MLNSSLKQLSTLLGAKKISSVELTDEFLKRSRALNPGYNAFITINEETSLTQARAADRIIASGRAQPLTGIPIAQKDIFCTKGWLTTCGSKMLSNFISPYDAAVVERFNAAGAVNIGKTNMDEFAMGSSNETSYYGPVKNPWDITAVPGGSSGGSACAVAARMAPAATGTDTGGSIRQPAALCGISGIKPTYGLVSRYGMIAFASSLDQGGPMAKSAEDLALMLNVMAGFDTRDSTSLQREAEDYTRDLEKPLEGLRIGLPKEYFVKEINDDVARAVEAAIAEYRKLGATTVEVSLPNTKLSVPVYYVLAPAEASSNLSRFDGVRYGYRAPEYIDLDDMYRKSRAQGFGAEVKRRILIGTYVLSHGYYDAYYIQAQKLRRLIALDFAEAFKQCDIIMGPTSPTVAFDLGEKSNDPVQMYLSDAYTIAVNLAGLPGMSIPVGFGNKNRPVGLHIVGNYFTEAQMLNVAHQYQRTTDWHFQMPGTSKG